CTGGAGTTCTATCGCGGCGTGCTGGGGCTGGGGCTGGTGAAGAAGACGGTGAACTTCGACGATCCGGGCGCCTACCACCTGTACTTCGGCGACGAGGGCGGCAGGCCGGGCACCATCCTCACCTTCTTCGAGTGGGGCGACGCGCCCGCGGGCCGTCCCGGCATCGGCGGGGTGCACCACCTGGCGCTGGGGGCGGAGGGCGACGAGGCGCTGCTGAAGTGGAAGCGGCGGCTGACGGACCACGGGGTGCACGTGAGCGGGCCGTACGACCGCGGCTACTTCACCAGCCTGTACTTTCGCGATCCAGACGGGCAGATCCTGGAGATCGCCAGCAAGGGGCCGGGCTACGACATCGACGAGCCGGCGGACGCGCTGGGACAGACGCTGTTGCTTCCCCCGCAGCGCATCGTCCGCGGCTATCGCGACGAG
This is a stretch of genomic DNA from Longimicrobium sp.. It encodes these proteins:
- a CDS encoding VOC family protein, whose translation is MKLETQGFHHITMVSSNARRTLEFYRGVLGLGLVKKTVNFDDPGAYHLYFGDEGGRPGTILTFFEWGDAPAGRPGIGGVHHLALGAEGDEALLKWKRRLTDHGVHVSGPYDRGYFTSLYFRDPDGQILEIASKGPGYDIDEPADALGQTLLLPPQRIVRGYRDE